The following is a genomic window from Candidatus Zixiibacteriota bacterium.
GAGCGGGCCTCAGACTCGACGCGAACGAAGAGTGAGCGAAAGCTCAGATCTCCAAGGCCGCCAAGCCCCCAAACAAGCACACCTGCTGTCGAATCGTCGCCCAATTCAAACAGCTTTTGCGCCGAATCATAGTGCTCCGACCGATATCCGCTCGTGCCGTCCGGAAGCGTTGCAGGTACCGGAAAGGTCGTGGTGCTGTCGGACCCGAGGACCACGCCCTCGGAGGAGACGTAACACGCCGCGATTGTCAACTAGTCCTCGTCACCGGACCTCCCACGCGTATATCGTACGCAGACAAGCCCTTGGCGTTTGTAACGCTCTCCCATCTACCTGTCAACAACAATCTTGGGGGTGATCGTTGAACAGATTCCGGTCGCGATTCTCCCCTCCGTTCTACACATAGATGAACCCGCGAAGAAACAGAATAGTACATAAAAACACATTAACGTATTTTTGAGTAAGAACGTATGTTGTTGTAAGATACGAAATGTGAAGACGTGAACGCCAGAACGGCCATGCCCAGAACCACCGATTCCACCTTCCTCACCTCCGCCGAGGTGGCTGAGAAACTCAAACTGAATCAACAGGTTGTGGTCAGAAAGCTGCAATCCGGGGAAATCCCCGGATACAAGATCGGCAAGGACTGGCGCGTCTCGGACCGCCAACTGGAGGCATGGCTGGAGACACGTTCGAATCAGAACCAATTGGGCGAACGCGCCAAAGTCGAACGGGCGTTCTTCAAGAAGGGCCGGCTCGTGGAGATTCCGGCGCAGCGGAAAAGGCGCGTCTACGTTCTTGAGCGCCTCCTCGAGGAATTCGAACACAACCGGGTCTACAGCGAAGCTGAGGTCAATGACATCCTGCGGCGGTTCCACAGCGACGTCTGCACACTGCGACGCGAGTTCATCATGGAGAAGATGATGGTCCGCGACCAGGGCTCATATCGCCGCACGACCTCGTACCGCCCACTGGCCAGATGACGCGCTCAGGGTATCCGTCTCCAATCCAATGACGCTGTTGGACGGGGGCCCGCGCTGCGAGGTTTATCGGATCAGACGCAACGCCGCGGCGATGTCTTCCGCAATCATCTTGCGTTTGCTCTTTTCGATGAAGAAGCTGGGCCCCGCCTGAAGATACGATGGGAACACGCGTGCCCCGCGATAGTGGTATTCCCCTCGGCGGATCTTGTATGTGGATCCGGCCGGAATCACACGGTCTTCTCCCTGACGCTTGGCGACACTGTTGAGGGCCTTGATCGCCACATCCCCCATCAGCATGATCACTTCCACGGCGGGGAATGCGGCCAGCTCACGCTCCAACAGTTGCGAACACTCCTGAACCGTTTCCGTGCGGATGGCATATGCCGTCTTCCCGCATTTCACCGCGGTGGTCAAGTAGACACCGAGGTCGAGAAGATCGCGGATCGAGGAGAGCTTCACTCCGGCATCCCGGAACGCCTCAAGAGTTGTGCGACCAAAAAGTGGAACTCCCCTGGCATAGAAGTAGTCGTCGACAGAGGGCGGTGCCGCTTCGGCGATCATCACGAGACGCACAGTCCCCGGTTGCAGATCGACCGACGGGACAGCGTAGCAGTCGTGTTTCACGTCCCGGCACGGGAATGTCTCGCATCTTATACACCGATTCATCCGCACGGTGCGGCCTCCTCGAGATTCGGCGCCTCGGCGTGAACCGGCCGAGCGGCAACTTGGATCTGGTTCACGATCGCGTCGACCGTCGTCACCTGCGCAAAGCCGAAGGCCAGATTAAGCAGCGTCGCGACGTGCATTTCCTCGTTGATGCTCCCTGTACCGTCGGCGGGGAAGAAGACGCGGTAATCGCGGTAGTAGGCATCGCGCGCGGTCGATTCGCAGCACATGTTGGACATGATCCCGCCAATCACGAGGTCCTCGATCTTGAGGCAGCGCAGCACGGTCTCCAGGTCGGTGTTGTAGAACGCCGAGTACCGGTGCTTGAGAATCTGCTTCTCGTGGGGTAGAGGCGCGATCTGATCGTGGACTTCGCTCTCCGGGCTCCCTTCGAGGCACATCCCCTCCCACCACCACCCCATGATCCCCG
Proteins encoded in this region:
- a CDS encoding DUF2087 domain-containing protein, which produces MNARTAMPRTTDSTFLTSAEVAEKLKLNQQVVVRKLQSGEIPGYKIGKDWRVSDRQLEAWLETRSNQNQLGERAKVERAFFKKGRLVEIPAQRKRRVYVLERLLEEFEHNRVYSEAEVNDILRRFHSDVCTLRREFIMEKMMVRDQGSYRRTTSYRPLAR
- a CDS encoding uracil-DNA glycosylase family protein — translated: MKHDCYAVPSVDLQPGTVRLVMIAEAAPPSVDDYFYARGVPLFGRTTLEAFRDAGVKLSSIRDLLDLGVYLTTAVKCGKTAYAIRTETVQECSQLLERELAAFPAVEVIMLMGDVAIKALNSVAKRQGEDRVIPAGSTYKIRRGEYHYRGARVFPSYLQAGPSFFIEKSKRKMIAEDIAAALRLIR
- a CDS encoding isochorismatase family cysteine hydrolase, with product MQPYVNENTLSSKTAEWLKQIAPFNTHWMSLERDKSALLVVDMQRFFLDPASPTFTCGGLAILPNLRRLIAAFRAASRPVIYTRHVHHPDRLDAGIMGWWWEGMCLEGSPESEVHDQIAPLPHEKQILKHRYSAFYNTDLETVLRCLKIEDLVIGGIMSNMCCESTARDAYYRDYRVFFPADGTGSINEEMHVATLLNLAFGFAQVTTVDAIVNQIQVAARPVHAEAPNLEEAAPCG